From the Winogradskyella forsetii genome, the window AATTAGAGTATACCGAAATCGTAAAAAACCCACGGTTCTTAAGTCCAATTTACTTTGGCAATTTCTACCCTATTCAAGCGAAAAAAGTCACATTAGTTGCTGACAAGGACATCAATTTTAGATTTCAAGAATTTAATACAGATGGTTACGATATTTCTTTCACTAAAGAAGAAAAACGACATTCGAATATTTACATTTGGGAAATTAAAAATGTGGATGAAATTAAGTACGAAAGTAGCGTACCAACCTACAAAAAAGTACTGCCACATGTCGTTCCAATAATCACGTCTTATACCAATAACAACCAAGAAGTAAAACTTCTAGATGACGTGGCTGACCTTTACAATTGGTACTATTCCATGATTAAGGATATCAATCAGCAACCAACGGATCCTGCATTGGTAACAATAGTGAACGAGATTACAAAGGCGAGTGAAACCGACCTAGAAAAAGTAAGAGCCATCTACTATTGGGTACAGCAAAACATTAAATACATCGCTTTCGAATATGCCTTAGGCGGTTTTATTCCACGCGAAGCTAATGATGTCTTCAACAAAAAATACGGAGACTGTAAAGATAATTCTAGCATATTATATGAAATGTTAAAAACCGCTGGACTAAAAGGAAATTTGACTTGGATAGGTACGAGAAAAATTCCATATACCTATAAAGAACTACCAACACCAATGGTTGATAATCATATGATTTTATCTTACTCAGAAAACGATACCACCTATTTTTTAGATGCCACCGGACGCTATTTGGCTTTAGAAATGCCATCCTCTTTTATCCAAGGGAAAGAAGCCCTAATTGGCGACGGCGAAGGTAAATTTAGAATTGAAACTGTTCCCGTAATGTCCCCAAAAACTAATTCTTATTTCGAAACTGCCACCTTAAGCATCAAAAATGACCAACTTATTGGAAAAGGCGAGACCACTTTATCTGGTTATTATAAACTTGATTTTTACAATCAATTGGAATCTAAAAATTCAGAAAAGGAGTTAAAAAACTATTACACAGTAAAGTTAAGAAAAGGGAGCAACAAATTTCTGATTGATAATTTTAAGGAAATCAATAAATATAGCTATGACGATGATTTTAAAATTGACTATGAATTTAATATTGATGATTATTCAAAACAGTTTGGAGATGAGATTTACGTTAATCTAAATCTTAATAGAGATATTACATCATATAAGTCTGAAGATGAAAGAGAAAATGACGTTGAAGTAAAATATAAATGTGAGTATACCTTTGTAAACACTTTAGAAATTCCAGATAATTATCGTGTAGATTACCTGCCAGAAAACTACGAACTAAGCAACGATTATTTTAAGTGCAGTATTTCCTATGAACAAAAAAATAATAGTGTTACCTACTCGCATCAGTTAAGCATGGATTATTTAACACTGACACCTGAAGATCAGAAAATAGTCAATGCTGCCATTAAAAAAGTCGAAAAACAGTATAAAGAAACCGTGGTGTTTAAAAAATTGTAATATATCAAAAATGCAATAGTCATAACTGAATTTTGATACTCAAGGAAAGAATTATATAGATATTGCTTTTGAGCATTGAAAAATTAATAAAAATACAATCATGAAATTATTCAAATTAAGCCTGCTAACCTATTTATTAATTCTTACATCAGCATATAGCCAAGCGTTCTATGAAAGTTATGATTGGGATAAAACTCCTAATTTCGATGCAAAAGACTATACCAATGAAAATTTAGTTGCCGCCAAGGAAAAAATAGCAACTGAATTTTACTTCACGCCAAATGATGAATTTGTTGAGTTTTATTTAGAGCACAAGGCTTATTATCTAAACTCGGATCAAGCTATAGAAGATTATAACAAAATTTATTTACCGTACGATTCAGATTCAGAACTAATAGTAAATAAAGCAAGAGTTATTACGCCCGCAGGCAAAGTGATAGATTTGGATGATTCTAAAATACTCACGGCAACTGACGATGAGACTCAAAAAATCTATAAATATTTTGCGTTTGAGGGTATTGAAAAAGGGAGTTTTATAGAGTTTATGTATGTGGTAAAACGCAGTCCGTCTTACAGTGGAAAACGGATTAGCTTTCAAGATGATTTTAAAAAAAAGGATATTGAATTCGACCTTTTTGCACCGTCAAATTTAATATTCAAATTCAAAAGTTATAACGACTTAAAAGACGTCGAAAAAGATACGGTTGTAAAAACTAAAAACCACTGGTCTTTCAAATTACCTGAAGTAAAAAAATTAGAAGAAGAAACACAAGCTCTCTATTCCGCAGAAAGACAATTTCTTATTTATGCCCTGGACGAAAACACTGCAAATAACAGTAAGGACATTACCTCCTATGCTTCTGTAGCCCAGAACGTCTATAATTTTTACAATGCAGAACTATCAAAGAAAACTATTAAGGCACTTGATCAACTTATTAAGGCGCTAAAATTAGACGATTCTGATGATTTAAACTCAAAAGTCAGAACCATAGAAAATTATATAAAGACCAATATTTTTGCCGCTGAATATAGTAATGATAAATTAAATGATCTAGACACTATTGTTGATGAAAAAGTGGCCAGTGAACAAGGTATAATAAAGCTTTATGTTGCCTTATTTAATCAACTTGGCATCAAACACGATATTGTATTTACCTGTAGTAGAGAATTTATGCATTTTGACAAAGACTTTGAAGCCAATATCTTTTTACAGGATGTTATGATCTATTTTCCGAAAACCAAATCGTATTTAGCACCTAATGAGAATGACTCACGCTATGGTTTTCCTCCAGGTTACCTTACAGACACCAATGGTCTATTTATTAAGCAGGTAACTGTTGGTGATTTTGTCTCTGCAGTTGGAAAAATAAAATCAATTAAACCTGTAAAAGCTGAACATTCCAAAGACAACATGACTATTGATGTGACCTTTGACAATGATGATATTTCAACTACAAATATAAAATTGAGCCGAGCAATGTCTGGTTATTATGGTATGTTCATTCATCCTTATATCAACTTAGTCAAACCTGAAAACAGGAAAGAACTTGTTGAAGGTTTTGCTAAAAACCTTAACGAAAGCGTTACTATTAACAACACAAAAATTGATAATGACAATTCAGAATTATTTGGAACAGAACCTATAATATTTAATGTTGATTTTACATCTGATGCCTTTGTTGAAAAAGCAGGTAATAAATATCTTTTTAAAGTTGGCGAACTTATAGGTCGTCAAATGGAATTGTATCAAGAAAACGAAAGAGTCCTCACTTTAGAAAATGAATTTAGGCGCGTTTATGAAAGAACAATAAACGTTACAATCCCTGAAGGTTACACAATTGTAAACTTTGATGATATAAATATTGATAACGAATATATTGATAACGGAAAAACCCTTTTAAGCTTTAAATCTTTTTACGAATTAAATGGCAATGTTTTAACAATCACAGCAGACGAATATTACAAAATCAATCGTATACCTGTCGCAATTTATGAAGATTATAGACGAGTCATTAACAGTGCTGCCGACTTTAATAAGGTCACTTTAGTACTGGTTAAAGAGTAAATTTACTCTTTTACAGACTCACTCAATTTCAATTCACTCGGAACAACAATGGTCTGTAACTCTAGATCTTCATCCATAATATTATCAATCAACAATTTTGCAGACATTTCCCCTATTTTATGCGCTTTTTGGTGAATAATAGAGATTTTAGGGCTCGATAATAGTTGTGTATGCTCATAACCAAAGCCAACTACTGATAAATCTTTAGGAATGTTTCTACCTAATTTTTTCGCCATATTTATCGCTACAATTCCAGTAACGTGATCTATGGATAAAATAGCATCTATGGATTCATTCTCTTTTAAATAATTGTATATTTTACTTTCTACATCGACATCGATTGCATTATCTAATTTAAGGTATGTGGGTTTTAATTTATGATTCTTCAATGCTTTAGAATACCCCTCTATTCTTAGTTTGCCAACGCTCAGTTCTTCAATATTACTTACTAAAAGAATGTTTTTTCTTTTTTCATTCACTATTAAATGTTCTGTGGCTTCATATACGGACTGAAAATCATCTACAATCACTTTATTACATTCAATATCATTGACCACACGATCAAACATTAAAACAGGAAGTTTGCTTTTTATGGCAGACCTTATATGATCAGTTTGTTTTTTTACCTGACTTTCCCTTGCTACAGCCATTATGAAACCGTCCACACTTCCATTAGACAATAACTCTAGGCTTCGCTTTTCTTTATGCAAGGTTTCGTTAGAAAGGCAAACAATGATATCGTAATCACTGTTTGTCGCCGCCATTTCAATGCCATGCAACACCTCAGCAAAGAACGGATTGGTAACCGTTGGAAGAATAACACCAATCGTTTTAGATTTATTTGTTTTAAGCTGTTGTGCTATTCTATTGGGTTTATAGTTGAGCTTTTCTGCAAGCTCATTCACACGGTTTTTGGTATTATCACTAATCTCATGACTATCGTTTAATGCTTTTGAAACCGTAGAAATAGAAATGTTTAGAAGGGCAGCTAATTCTTTGAGTGTTGTCATAGTCGTTCTATTTTAAATTCTGAACTCGATAAAACTTTTTCATTTCGCTAAAAATTTATACGAATTCAGAAAAAAACGTAGTTCCAAATATACTCTTTTTGAAAATACGTTATCAATTATTTGAATTACTTCAAGATTTGTTTTAAGCAGTTAATAGTATCTGTAGCTTGCATTCTACAGATCCCATTTACATAAACATATAAAAAACGGTTCACCGTCAATTTATAAAATTAAACATCGTCTTAGTTAAGGCTCTATTTTAGAATGACATAAATAGAGAAAGTAAACGGATTTAATGGTTTATTTTAATGTTTACCTAATAAAAAAACATTCATTAATAACACCCTACGTTCATTCATAATAAAAGCGTGTTTAAATAATATAAACACGCTTTTTCATTAAGATTGGTCTCTTGCTCTTAAATCTTATTCTTTAATAAGCTTAACGGTTTTAGAACCATTACTTCCTTCTATTCTTGCGAAATAGATACCAGATTGAATATTTTCAGTGCTAATCTCGACATCATTAGTGTTCGGAGATAACGTTGAAACACGTTTACCTAAAATATCATAAACTGAAATAGAAGTTATCGTGGTATTGCTTTCAACATTCCAATTATTTTTAGTTGGGTTTGGATAGACTTTGAAATCTGCTGCAGCAAATTCATTTGTACTTAAATTGTTGTTATGTAAGTAAAGGTTGTCATAATAAACAGTGCCTAAATCCGAAGTGATTACAAATTGCACTAAATCACTTCCATCCACACCATTAATGACACTAAAAGCCGACAACGGTAAATCTATAGAAATCCATGTACCTGGATTCGTTGCAGGTAGAACATTTGCGTTAGTTGCAGAATATTCTAATGCACCTTCTTCTTCTGCACCGCCTTGCCAATCAGAAAATTTGATATTAAAACTTTTATCCATGGTCTCTGATTCCGTAAAAATATCCATATGGAAAAACCCGAAACCTGAAGCATCAAATCGACCAGAAACGAATTCAATACCTTCACAGCCAAGTCCTGTAATTTGCTTAATAGCATCTCCTTCAATCATAACCTCTGTAGTTGTTGCACCACACCAAGGCGTATCGTAAGTATCTATTGCGATATCGTTATAAGCATCACTAAATATGGATATAACATTTTGTGGCGTTCTTGCTGGAGGCGCTGGTGCTGCTGTAGCAGGACCTGAAGCCGCAAAAGCTACCGTGTAAGTTTGCATAGTTGTTCCGTCTTGAGCTGTTACAGCTACAGAAGCGCTTCCTGGTATAGCCGAGGCTTGTGTAATAACTGCAGTTGCACTAGCATTTGTAGTTGTCGCTGTAGTAATTTGAGGCACTGTTGTTGTACCAGTTGGCACGGAATAAGTATAACTTGTAGTATTCGGACCAAAGGTTGGAATGGTAGAACCATCAATTTGTAAATCACTTAAAGTTGCATCTGTCAAAGGATCTACTGCTGGCCTTGAAAAATAGAGGTTATCAATATAAATAGAAACACCACTCGCTCCAGAATCTGTAGCAAACTTAAATTCTTTGATATCATTTAATGTTAGACCTTGACTTGTGTATTCTGACAAATCAATTTCAACACTTGTCCATTGGTTAGGTGCTGACGCTACATTAACAAACCTTTCACCACTTGTATTACTAATTAAGTAAACATTAGGTGAAACGCTATTGGTCCATATATCCACGTGAAGTTTTGTCATAGCACCAACATTAATGTTAGAGCCTATTATAATACCTTGATAATCAAAATTTGGATACGTTAATGCTCTATCTCCACCCTGTGGATCGATAGTTACGTTTCCTGAAGTTGAACCCCAATTTGGATTGAAGTCAGCCACTGATAAATCATTGTAAACAGTCGTGGTAGCATCAGTGGTCTGCGTAAAAATAGAAATTACGTCTGCCGCATCACGGGCAGGCGGATTCGGTGCAGCTTCAGTTGGCGCTTGAGAGTAACCTAAAGCGACTACTAAAAGTGTGAATAAAAAAGTAATTTTCTTCATAATTGTAATTTTTTAAATTGTTGTTTATAATTTTTATTAATGAAATAACCTTGTTCCATAAAGATATTCAATGCATTTGATATACAACGAAATTTTACCTTTACAAAAAACATACACTACATTGTTTTAATTCTACAAAACCAAAAATTCCCATGACCTCAATAGAATCAATAATTAAGACCTCTTTGGCCCATGGTTAAACTAAGTTATATATCACAAATGTTGTGTTAATGTTGTGTTATTTTAGAACTTATTAGATTGACGACAAGAATTTTAATACTTCAATTTTTCATTTTTATCCCAAAGTCCCCAATATGCTCCAACATCACCTTCATCACCTGTTTTCCATGACTCATCAAAAGAGGAGAAATAAAATATTGGTATGTCGTTTTCTTTCGTCCAGTTTATGGTGTCTATAAAGTATTTCATTGCAGCGGCATTATCAGCAATCGCACCTTTAAAACTTCCTCCTTCACTAGGCCAACCTGTTTCAGTAATAATAATTGGTTTGCCATGAGCCGCATCTACAACTTGCCCGTACATGGCCTGCATGTGCCCTAAAGCATACTCTATTGGACAACCTTCCCAAAATGGATACAAATTAGCCAATACAACATCGGTATTTTCAACTAACTCAGGGTGACGTGAAAACTCGTAGTAGGCATCTACATAACCTACAGGTATATCTAGTCCTTGCAAGGCATCTTTTACGCGTTTTATATAACCCAACAACTCTTTAAGCGTTAACTCATTGCGGTATAAGACTTCATTGCCAACTGCTGCGACATCCACATTCCCTGCCTTAGCAAGGGTTATTAAACCTTCAATTTCTCTTTCATTATCTTCCTTATCATCACTTAGCCATGCACCTACTAAAGTTTTTAATCCATGCTTTTTTGCAGCTATTGGCACATGCTCGTTACCTTCAATACAAGAGAATGACCGGATCGCTTCAACATGTGGTTTTAAAATTTTTACACGACGCTCAACTTGTTCAAAACTAATATCATCACCTGGGTTTTGGCCATCCTCATATATACTAAAACATATACCATGAAAACCATCTTCGATTGTTTTATGCCATAGGTTGTTTAACGCCTCCAATGTGAGTTTTGACACATCGATACCTTTTGTAGTAATCTGGCTATAACCTTTATATTTGTAATAGGATTCTTCTCTGTATGACATTTATTTGATTCTTTTAGTTGTACTTAAGATTTTCATCTTTGTCCCAAATGCCCCAACGTGCACCTAACTCACCTTCCACCCGTACTTTCCAAGTTTCGTCAAAAGAAGAAAAATGAAAAATTTCCACATTTTCTTTACTTGCCCATTCTTGGGACTGAATGAAATATCGCATTGCGTTTAGCTGAGAAGGATGTGCATCTTCATTTGCTGCACCCTGACTTGGCCATCCTGTTTCGGCTATAATAACTTTTTTACCTTGTGAAACGTGTTTTGTTAGGGCATACATTTCTCTCAAATGTTGTAACGAATCTTCAATTCCAAATCCTTCCCAGAACGGATAACAGTTTGCTAAAATAATATCAGTAGCTTCAACCAACTTTGGCCGGTTATAATATTCGTAATAGGTATCTACATAGCCTACAGCGACATCAAATCCATTTAAAGCCTGTTTAACTTCATTGATATAACCAATTAACTCAACTTCTGACACTTCTCCTCTAAGCAGTACTTCGTTACCTACAGCAGCAACATTAACTACTCCTGTCTTGGCAAGTTCTATTAAGGCTTTTATCTCTTTTGCATTGCGCTCCTTATCACCACTAATCCAAGCACCAGCAATTGAATTAAGGCCTTTTTCATGTGCTACTATTGGTATCAATTGGTTTCCTTCAGTGCACGAAAATGACCGAATTGCGATTGTATATGGAGCTATGATTTCCATACGTCGACGAATCTGAGACTCAGATAAGATATCTTCATCAGGGCTTTGTCCTTCTACATAAGGACTAAAACAGAGTCCACATAACCTATTGTTGAGTTTATCGAGAAACATTGTTTTTACATCCTCGATGCTTCTATTATCAAAATTTATTTCTGAATACGCCTCTAATTTAATATCGTTATTTAGAACGGATAACAAATGACCAGCACCATAAGCTGAAGATATTTCTTTTGTTTTCTTTTTAACTTTTCGTTTTGCCAATTCAGCACTTATTTCTAAAGCTTTTTCTTCAGTAAGATCATAACTATGCATTATCCACATTGCACCAAGTGTACCTAATATTGGTAAGCCTGAATAGAATAACCTAATTCCTGTTATTGAAGCCTCCGTGTTTTCAGTGTCTGGCACAAACCCTACTAAGGTCATAATAGCTCCTGTTGCTAATCCTGCAAATGCAAAACCAAACTTTACCATCAACCAATAAATCGCTCCAAAAACTCCCTCTCTTCGCTTACCTGTATTTAGTTCATCAATATCTATAACATCTGAGGTCATAGACATCATAAGTGTAAATAAACTTCCTATTCCGAAAGAGAAAAAAGGTAACGCAAATAAAAACATATAAGGTTTACCAGGAATAAATAAGAACCAAAGCATTATATAGCCAAAAACAGAAATTCCTTGAGAAACTAAAAAAGCATTCTTTTTACCCATGGTTTTAGACATCTTTGTTACAATAGGAATAACCAAAAAGGTAGTAGCCAATGCACCTACACTACCTAGCAACGTTGGCCATAGACCTGCTGCTCCAGCATCTCCATTAAATAAATAATAGACGACAATAAAAAATGAAAAACCAGCAACTACGTTAAAGGCATTGAAGATCAAAAAGGTTGAATAACATAACTTTCTGAAAACTGGAATTTTAAATGCTTCTTTAAAATTGTTTAAAATCTGTTTCAAACTTCCTCCCAGCGTTTTTAATGTTAAAGGAGTTAAACTTTGATCATCTTTTGTTGACTTACTTTTTATAAAAATAGCTGGCACCATCGCTAAAATTGCACAGGTAACACCTACCCAAATACCTAAGGATCGCGTGGTATCTGTTGTAGAACCAAACCAGTTATCGTCATACATTACTACCCAAAACCAAGGCGCAATTACCCAAGCCCATTGCCCAATTGACTGCGCTACTGCCATAATATTTGTACGCTCATGAAAATCGTCACTCATCTCATAGCCCATAGCTACGTATGGCACAGAAAAAATGGTAAGTCCTAAATAAAAAACTAAAGACCAAATTAAAAAATATACGAAATTATAATCGACGCCATCGTCTATATACATTTGCCACAACAATGAAAACCCAATGCCCATAATCACAGCTCCAAGAAGCACATATTGTCTACGTCTCCCCCAGATAGATCTTGTGTTATCAGAAATAAATCCCATAATTGGATCTGTAAAAGAGTCGAAAAGACGAGGAAGAAAAAACAAAATACCCCACATCAAAGTTGATAAACCATAGTCTTGAATTAAAACGACCATAAAAATGCCCATAGCAGCAGGAAACATTTGATTTGCCAACATGCCTAGTCCAAAGGCAATTTTTTTTCCCATGGGTACATTACTCGTAGTTTTAGACATCATAGCGGTTTTTAATTGGTTAGGTAATTACTGTTTTTTTTTTAGGATTGTGGAATAATAATGGTCTGTATAGCTTGTGCGTTAATTTTAATAGTTTCGAGTTTATCATTAAGGTTTAAAGTAAAACTCTTTTCGTTATTACCTTCATTGAACAATACTACTGCAATTGAACCGTCAGGATTTTCTGCTGCTGTGACCTGCAATTCGGTATCAGGATTTTCGACTCCTATCACCTCTGCTCCTGGTCTTATATATTTGCTAAAATGTGCCATAGTATAGTACAATGGTGTAAAGTAAACCTCATCATTTTCTGGATCTACAATCACTGGAGCCACGCACCAATTTTCAAACCAATTTGGGCCACCTTGCCTATTGAGTACCATATTCCAATCTACCCAACCATCTACCCAATTGTTTAGACATCCAATTATATCTCTTGCATATCTATTTACTGGAGCATATTTAGGATGTAAATGCTTTTCCTCTGCGGAAGCCCAATCCCAGCCCCAATCTGTAGCTTCTTTTTTCCAATACCAGGCATCATCTTGCC encodes:
- a CDS encoding transglutaminase-like domain-containing protein, producing the protein MIQYINQRPIKSQRLVFTILFLSSLFILQAQTSEEVDAFKIKYPESSFIRLNDEVDISVRLKNNELEIKQKFLEEDLYLDDAATYGSKRSLDFSSFFELESVEATSYQYYDGKYKAFKVEDFIEKDEMGESFHDDTKSLNFIYPNLAEGGKTKLEYTEIVKNPRFLSPIYFGNFYPIQAKKVTLVADKDINFRFQEFNTDGYDISFTKEEKRHSNIYIWEIKNVDEIKYESSVPTYKKVLPHVVPIITSYTNNNQEVKLLDDVADLYNWYYSMIKDINQQPTDPALVTIVNEITKASETDLEKVRAIYYWVQQNIKYIAFEYALGGFIPREANDVFNKKYGDCKDNSSILYEMLKTAGLKGNLTWIGTRKIPYTYKELPTPMVDNHMILSYSENDTTYFLDATGRYLALEMPSSFIQGKEALIGDGEGKFRIETVPVMSPKTNSYFETATLSIKNDQLIGKGETTLSGYYKLDFYNQLESKNSEKELKNYYTVKLRKGSNKFLIDNFKEINKYSYDDDFKIDYEFNIDDYSKQFGDEIYVNLNLNRDITSYKSEDERENDVEVKYKCEYTFVNTLEIPDNYRVDYLPENYELSNDYFKCSISYEQKNNSVTYSHQLSMDYLTLTPEDQKIVNAAIKKVEKQYKETVVFKKL
- a CDS encoding DUF3857 domain-containing protein, with translation MKLFKLSLLTYLLILTSAYSQAFYESYDWDKTPNFDAKDYTNENLVAAKEKIATEFYFTPNDEFVEFYLEHKAYYLNSDQAIEDYNKIYLPYDSDSELIVNKARVITPAGKVIDLDDSKILTATDDETQKIYKYFAFEGIEKGSFIEFMYVVKRSPSYSGKRISFQDDFKKKDIEFDLFAPSNLIFKFKSYNDLKDVEKDTVVKTKNHWSFKLPEVKKLEEETQALYSAERQFLIYALDENTANNSKDITSYASVAQNVYNFYNAELSKKTIKALDQLIKALKLDDSDDLNSKVRTIENYIKTNIFAAEYSNDKLNDLDTIVDEKVASEQGIIKLYVALFNQLGIKHDIVFTCSREFMHFDKDFEANIFLQDVMIYFPKTKSYLAPNENDSRYGFPPGYLTDTNGLFIKQVTVGDFVSAVGKIKSIKPVKAEHSKDNMTIDVTFDNDDISTTNIKLSRAMSGYYGMFIHPYINLVKPENRKELVEGFAKNLNESVTINNTKIDNDNSELFGTEPIIFNVDFTSDAFVEKAGNKYLFKVGELIGRQMELYQENERVLTLENEFRRVYERTINVTIPEGYTIVNFDDINIDNEYIDNGKTLLSFKSFYELNGNVLTITADEYYKINRIPVAIYEDYRRVINSAADFNKVTLVLVKE
- a CDS encoding LacI family DNA-binding transcriptional regulator; this encodes MTTLKELAALLNISISTVSKALNDSHEISDNTKNRVNELAEKLNYKPNRIAQQLKTNKSKTIGVILPTVTNPFFAEVLHGIEMAATNSDYDIIVCLSNETLHKEKRSLELLSNGSVDGFIMAVARESQVKKQTDHIRSAIKSKLPVLMFDRVVNDIECNKVIVDDFQSVYEATEHLIVNEKRKNILLVSNIEELSVGKLRIEGYSKALKNHKLKPTYLKLDNAIDVDVESKIYNYLKENESIDAILSIDHVTGIVAINMAKKLGRNIPKDLSVVGFGYEHTQLLSSPKISIIHQKAHKIGEMSAKLLIDNIMDEDLELQTIVVPSELKLSESVKE
- a CDS encoding T9SS type A sorting domain-containing protein, coding for MKKITFLFTLLVVALGYSQAPTEAAPNPPARDAADVISIFTQTTDATTTVYNDLSVADFNPNWGSTSGNVTIDPQGGDRALTYPNFDYQGIIIGSNINVGAMTKLHVDIWTNSVSPNVYLISNTSGERFVNVASAPNQWTSVEIDLSEYTSQGLTLNDIKEFKFATDSGASGVSIYIDNLYFSRPAVDPLTDATLSDLQIDGSTIPTFGPNTTSYTYSVPTGTTTVPQITTATTTNASATAVITQASAIPGSASVAVTAQDGTTMQTYTVAFAASGPATAAPAPPARTPQNVISIFSDAYNDIAIDTYDTPWCGATTTEVMIEGDAIKQITGLGCEGIEFVSGRFDASGFGFFHMDIFTESETMDKSFNIKFSDWQGGAEEEGALEYSATNANVLPATNPGTWISIDLPLSAFSVINGVDGSDLVQFVITSDLGTVYYDNLYLHNNNLSTNEFAAADFKVYPNPTKNNWNVESNTTITSISVYDILGKRVSTLSPNTNDVEISTENIQSGIYFARIEGSNGSKTVKLIKE
- a CDS encoding glycoside hydrolase family 17 protein, which gives rise to MSYREESYYKYKGYSQITTKGIDVSKLTLEALNNLWHKTIEDGFHGICFSIYEDGQNPGDDISFEQVERRVKILKPHVEAIRSFSCIEGNEHVPIAAKKHGLKTLVGAWLSDDKEDNEREIEGLITLAKAGNVDVAAVGNEVLYRNELTLKELLGYIKRVKDALQGLDIPVGYVDAYYEFSRHPELVENTDVVLANLYPFWEGCPIEYALGHMQAMYGQVVDAAHGKPIIITETGWPSEGGSFKGAIADNAAAMKYFIDTINWTKENDIPIFYFSSFDESWKTGDEGDVGAYWGLWDKNEKLKY
- a CDS encoding MFS transporter, with translation MMSKTTSNVPMGKKIAFGLGMLANQMFPAAMGIFMVVLIQDYGLSTLMWGILFFLPRLFDSFTDPIMGFISDNTRSIWGRRRQYVLLGAVIMGIGFSLLWQMYIDDGVDYNFVYFLIWSLVFYLGLTIFSVPYVAMGYEMSDDFHERTNIMAVAQSIGQWAWVIAPWFWVVMYDDNWFGSTTDTTRSLGIWVGVTCAILAMVPAIFIKSKSTKDDQSLTPLTLKTLGGSLKQILNNFKEAFKIPVFRKLCYSTFLIFNAFNVVAGFSFFIVVYYLFNGDAGAAGLWPTLLGSVGALATTFLVIPIVTKMSKTMGKKNAFLVSQGISVFGYIMLWFLFIPGKPYMFLFALPFFSFGIGSLFTLMMSMTSDVIDIDELNTGKRREGVFGAIYWLMVKFGFAFAGLATGAIMTLVGFVPDTENTEASITGIRLFYSGLPILGTLGAMWIMHSYDLTEEKALEISAELAKRKVKKKTKEISSAYGAGHLLSVLNNDIKLEAYSEINFDNRSIEDVKTMFLDKLNNRLCGLCFSPYVEGQSPDEDILSESQIRRRMEIIAPYTIAIRSFSCTEGNQLIPIVAHEKGLNSIAGAWISGDKERNAKEIKALIELAKTGVVNVAAVGNEVLLRGEVSEVELIGYINEVKQALNGFDVAVGYVDTYYEYYNRPKLVEATDIILANCYPFWEGFGIEDSLQHLREMYALTKHVSQGKKVIIAETGWPSQGAANEDAHPSQLNAMRYFIQSQEWASKENVEIFHFSSFDETWKVRVEGELGARWGIWDKDENLKYN